The proteins below are encoded in one region of Saccopteryx leptura isolate mSacLep1 chromosome 1, mSacLep1_pri_phased_curated, whole genome shotgun sequence:
- the LPAR2 gene encoding lysophosphatidic acid receptor 2 isoform X1, giving the protein MGGCSSGRPCLRRAAEAGLPQMVTMGQCYYNETIDFFYNNSGKELSSYWQPKDVVVVALGLTVSVLVLLTNLLIIAAIASNRRFHQPIYYLLGNLAAADLFAGVAYLFLMFHTGPRTSRLSLQGWFVRQGLLDTSLTASVATLLAIAVERHRSVLAVQLHSRLPRGRVLMLIVGVWVAALGLGLLPAHSWHCLCALDSCSRMAPLLSRSYLAVWALSSLLVFLLMVAVYTRIFFYVRRRVQRMAEHVSCHPRYHETTLSLVKTVVIILGAFVVCWTPGQVVLLLDGLDCKSCNVLAVEKYFLLLAEANSLVNAVVYSCRDAEMRRTFRRLLCCLCLRRSTHELARFTPSTRTGTSTRIMLPENGHPLMDSTL; this is encoded by the exons ATGGGGGGCTGCAGTTCCGGGCGACCCTGTCTTCGCAGGGCCGCGGAGGCGGGGCTGCCCCAG ATGGTTACCATGGGCCAGTGCTACTACAACGAGACCATCGACTTCTTCTATAACAACAGTGGCAAGGAGCTGAGCTCCTATTGGCAGCCTAAGGATGTGGTTGTGGTGGCCCTGGGGCTAACTGTCAGTGTGCTTGTGCTGCTGACCAACCTGTTAATCATCGCAGCCATCGCCTCCAATCGTCGCTTCCACCAGCCCATTTACTACCTTCTTGGCAACCTGGCCGCAGCTGACCTCTTTGCTGGCGTGGCCTACCTCTTTCTCATGTTCCACACTGGCCCACGCACATCCCGGCTCTCACTCCAGGGTTGGTTCGTGCGACAGGGTCTACTGGACACAAGTCTGACGGCATCGGTGGCCACACTGCTGGCCATCGCTGTGGAGCGTCACCGTAGTGTGCTGGCGGTGCAGCTGCACAGCCGCCTGCCCCGTGGCCGTGTTCTCATGCTCATTGTGGGAGTGTGGGTAGCTGCGTTGGGCCTCGGGCTGCTGCCCGCCCACTCCTGGCACTGTCTCTGTGCCCTGGACAGCTGTTCACGAATGGCCCCTCTGCTCAGCCGCTCCTACCTAGCGGTGTGGGCCCTGTCCAGCCTGTTGGTCTTCCTGCTCATGGTGGCTGTCTACACCCGCATCTTCTTCTACGTTCGTCGGCGGGTGCAGCGCATGGCGGAACATGTCAGCTGCCACCCCCGCTACCACGAGACCACGCTCAGTCTGGTCAAGACTGTTGTCATCATCCTGG GGGCGTTTGTGGTCTGCTGGACACCGGGCCAGGTGGTGTTACTCCTGGACGGTCTGGACTGCAAGTCTTGCAATGTTCTGGCTGTGGAGAAGTATTTCCTACTATTGGCTGAAGCCAACTCACTGGTCAACGCTGTGGTGTACTCCTGCCGCGATGCTGAGATGCGCCGCACCTTCCGCCGCCTCCTCTGCTGTCTCTGCCTCCGCCGGTCCACCCATGAGCTGGCCCGCTTCACACCTTCCACCCGGACAGGCACCAGCACTCGCATCATGCTTCCTGAGAATGGCCACCCCCTCATGGACTCCACCCTTTAG
- the LPAR2 gene encoding lysophosphatidic acid receptor 2 isoform X2, which translates to MVTMGQCYYNETIDFFYNNSGKELSSYWQPKDVVVVALGLTVSVLVLLTNLLIIAAIASNRRFHQPIYYLLGNLAAADLFAGVAYLFLMFHTGPRTSRLSLQGWFVRQGLLDTSLTASVATLLAIAVERHRSVLAVQLHSRLPRGRVLMLIVGVWVAALGLGLLPAHSWHCLCALDSCSRMAPLLSRSYLAVWALSSLLVFLLMVAVYTRIFFYVRRRVQRMAEHVSCHPRYHETTLSLVKTVVIILGAFVVCWTPGQVVLLLDGLDCKSCNVLAVEKYFLLLAEANSLVNAVVYSCRDAEMRRTFRRLLCCLCLRRSTHELARFTPSTRTGTSTRIMLPENGHPLMDSTL; encoded by the exons ATGGTTACCATGGGCCAGTGCTACTACAACGAGACCATCGACTTCTTCTATAACAACAGTGGCAAGGAGCTGAGCTCCTATTGGCAGCCTAAGGATGTGGTTGTGGTGGCCCTGGGGCTAACTGTCAGTGTGCTTGTGCTGCTGACCAACCTGTTAATCATCGCAGCCATCGCCTCCAATCGTCGCTTCCACCAGCCCATTTACTACCTTCTTGGCAACCTGGCCGCAGCTGACCTCTTTGCTGGCGTGGCCTACCTCTTTCTCATGTTCCACACTGGCCCACGCACATCCCGGCTCTCACTCCAGGGTTGGTTCGTGCGACAGGGTCTACTGGACACAAGTCTGACGGCATCGGTGGCCACACTGCTGGCCATCGCTGTGGAGCGTCACCGTAGTGTGCTGGCGGTGCAGCTGCACAGCCGCCTGCCCCGTGGCCGTGTTCTCATGCTCATTGTGGGAGTGTGGGTAGCTGCGTTGGGCCTCGGGCTGCTGCCCGCCCACTCCTGGCACTGTCTCTGTGCCCTGGACAGCTGTTCACGAATGGCCCCTCTGCTCAGCCGCTCCTACCTAGCGGTGTGGGCCCTGTCCAGCCTGTTGGTCTTCCTGCTCATGGTGGCTGTCTACACCCGCATCTTCTTCTACGTTCGTCGGCGGGTGCAGCGCATGGCGGAACATGTCAGCTGCCACCCCCGCTACCACGAGACCACGCTCAGTCTGGTCAAGACTGTTGTCATCATCCTGG GGGCGTTTGTGGTCTGCTGGACACCGGGCCAGGTGGTGTTACTCCTGGACGGTCTGGACTGCAAGTCTTGCAATGTTCTGGCTGTGGAGAAGTATTTCCTACTATTGGCTGAAGCCAACTCACTGGTCAACGCTGTGGTGTACTCCTGCCGCGATGCTGAGATGCGCCGCACCTTCCGCCGCCTCCTCTGCTGTCTCTGCCTCCGCCGGTCCACCCATGAGCTGGCCCGCTTCACACCTTCCACCCGGACAGGCACCAGCACTCGCATCATGCTTCCTGAGAATGGCCACCCCCTCATGGACTCCACCCTTTAG
- the PBX4 gene encoding LOW QUALITY PROTEIN: pre-B-cell leukemia transcription factor 4 (The sequence of the model RefSeq protein was modified relative to this genomic sequence to represent the inferred CDS: deleted 1 base in 1 codon; substituted 2 bases at 2 genomic stop codons), translating to MKGDDVARPEWRRLATNPARVLRTRRHPPRATRRRGSSPGRDRATSCSCYSVAAPSRQGPEPGVEKAQARKHALHCHRMKPALFSVLCEIKEKTVLSICGIQEEGLPVAQLMRLDNLLLAEGVSRLEKXGREPAVTVSMATPGGCPNDNRTIDSDYKAKLSQIQQIYHCEPGSYEQMIFLHGRACREFTTHVTNHLXKQSRVRPILPEEMEHMVGIIHGKFDNIQMQLKQSHG from the exons ATGAAAGGCGATGATGTGG CGCGGCCGGAGTGGCGGCGGTTGGCTACGAACCCCGCACGAGTGCTTCGGACCCGCCGTCACCCACCCCGCGCCACCCGCCGACGGGGCTCCAGCCCGGGCCGGGATCGGGCGACATCCTGTAGCTGCTACAGTGTAGCAGCTCCTAGCCGTCAGGGACCAGAGCCTGGAGTAGAGAAGGCGCAGGCCAG AAAGCATGCTCTTCATTGCCATCGGATGAAGCCTGCTCTCTTTAGTGTGCTCTGTGAAATCAAGGAAAAGACAG TGTTAAGCATCTGTGGCATTCAGGAAGAAGGTCTCCCCGTCGCTCAGCTCATGAGGCTGGATAACCTGCTGCTGGCTGAGGGCGTGTCCAGATTGGAGAAGTGAGGAAGAGAACCAGCAGTGACAGTGAGCATGGCAACACCAGGTGGCTGTCCAAATGACAATAGGACAATA GACTCTGACTACAAGGCCAAGCTGTCCCAGATTCAACAGATTTACCACTGTGAGCCAGGGAGCTATGAACAGATGATCTTTCTGCATGGAAGA GCCTGCCGTGAGTTCACTACGCACGTCACCAACCACCTCTAGAAGCAGAGCAGGGTGAGGCCCATCTTGCCCGAGGAGATGGAGCACATGGTTGGCATCATCCATGGCAAGTTTGACAACATCCAGATGCAGCTGAAGCAGAGCCATGGATGA